The following nucleotide sequence is from Basilea psittacipulmonis DSM 24701.
ATTTTCTTCTGTTACCTCTAAACCAGAATCCGCCCACGCTTGTAAACCAGCTACAATACCATAATGAATAAAGGTATCCATCTGGCGAGCTTCTTTCGGGTTCAGGTATGTTGATACGTCAAAATCTTTCACTTCTCCAGCGATGGTGGTGGTAAAACCTGTCGTATCGAAACGAGTAATGTTCGTAATACCACTACGACCATTAACAATACTATCCCACGCTGTTTCAATCGTATTACCCACAGGGCTAACGATACCTAACCCAGTAATGACAACACGTCTTTGCACTGAGAACTCCTAGGTGAGATTCGTGAGACGAATCGCCTCACGAATCGTTATCTTTGATTACTTTTGGTTTTGAACAATATAGTCGATTGCCTGTTGAACTGTTGTAATTTTTTCAGCTTCTTCATCAGGAATAGGTGTGCCAAATTCATCTTCAAGAGCCATTACCAACTCTACCATATCAAGAGAATCGGCACCCAAATCGTCAAGGAAAGATGAAGTGTTATTCACTTCTGCTTCTTTAACACCTAACTGATTGGCAACAATGTTCTTGACTCGTTGTTCGATGCTTTCCATGTAAATCTCCAATTTAAAGGGATATCCCCTAAAGTAATCGTCATCATGATGACGGTTTTGTTAAACACAAGTAACCTCTTACAGCTACTCTTCTAGGTAAGTGTATTTTATACAATAACGAAAAAAAATGTAACTGTATAAAATACGAAATCAAAAAATTATTCCATGTACATACCACCATTCACATGGATGGTAGCACCTGTGATATAACCTGAAGCTGGGCTTGCTAAAAACGCAACTGCATTAGCCACATCGTCTGGCTGACCTAAACGACCTAAAGGAATCTGGCTTAACAATGCATCTGTTTGTTTTTCGCCTAATGCACGCGTCATATCCGTTTCCACAAAGCCTGGGGCCACGCAGTTAACAGTAATATTACGACTACCTAATTCACGTGCCAAGGCTTTAGTCATCCCTGTCACCCCTGCTTTGGCGGCCGCATAGTTAGCCTGCCCCGGATTGCCGCTTGCTCCCACTACCGAAGTAATGTTGATAATACGGCCTTCGCGTGCTTTCAT
It contains:
- the acpP gene encoding acyl carrier protein; translated protein: MESIEQRVKNIVANQLGVKEAEVNNTSSFLDDLGADSLDMVELVMALEDEFGTPIPDEEAEKITTVQQAIDYIVQNQK